A part of Cuculus canorus isolate bCucCan1 chromosome 23, bCucCan1.pri, whole genome shotgun sequence genomic DNA contains:
- the C2CD2L gene encoding phospholipid transfer protein C2CD2L: MGAEPGWVALVLLFAASLLTVAAWLLQQCRAVARRRGGAGREAPLAALLALRALREPWRRAWVRALNGQARRHGSSVQITFEEGPQLPPAANISCVTCKEQSDHSMVLSCRLSAEAVKFPVSVTQQSPAAVSVDTYHVTLAVLQAQVEIHLEEIENEGLLVSWMFKDRPDLNLSVLPKLQLRENEGRANLSTIKDLIEDTIVSTQPAMMVNLKACPAGAGAVTSNKLTRESPSRVAAAPQGSKLLLRNLRVLNLGCQGKGGVGEIRCVAELDSPLQQKRTRPVTASIASAAAEMEWNEELLLELGPRSKELKLQVLGNTDGGGNVLLAHATLLLDSLGKQPSGRQVCSLAPGAGQSLAAEATIILELLFQESPASLNAQHASSLRTSITPTKKVEMDRTIMPDGTIVTTVTTIQSRPKADCKLDSPSRSPSKVEVTEKKTTVLLESGCPRSPLPSGSRDNHMPNGLDPVAETAIRQLTETNNKPAKKTPTKRSTLIISGVSKVPIAQDEMALSLGYAASLEATACGDSAAERTADQMHDSTESSQLLETSPSGQRASQELDETTRSDISERPSVEDVESETGSTGALETRSLKDHKVSFLRSGTKLIFRRKSKQKEAGLSQSHDDLSNVTANSVTRKKTGSFSRRLIKRFSFKSKSKPKASDSTTAGEN, encoded by the exons ATGGGCGCGGAGCCGGGCTGGGTCGCGCTGGTGCTGCTGTTCGCCGCGTCGCTGCTCACCGTGGCggcctggctgctgcagcagtgccGGGCGGTGGCGCGgcggaggggcggggcgggccgCGAGGCGCCGCTGGCCGCGCTGCTCGCCCTGCGGGCGCTGCGGGAGCCGTGGCGGCGCGCCTGGGTGCGGGCGCTCAACGGGCAGGCACGGCGGCACGGG AGTTCCGTGCAGATCACGTTTGAAGAGGGTCCCCAGTTACCGCCAGCCGCAAATATCAGTTGTGTGACGTGCAAGGAACAGTCGGATCACAGCATG gTGCTATCCTGCCGTCTGTCAGCTGAGGCTGTGAAATTCCCCGTCTCTGTTACACAGCAATCcccagctgctgtttctgtggaCACCTATCATGTCAccttggctgtgctgcaggcCCAG GTGGAGATCCACTTGGAGGAGATAGAGAATGAAGGTCTCCTAGTGTCATGGATGTTCAAGGACAGACCAGACTTGAACCTCTCTGTTCTTCCAAAACTTCAACTTCGTGAG AACGAAGGGAGAGCGAATCTATCCACCATCAAGGATCTGATCGAGGATACCATTGTCAGCACGCAGCCAGCAATGATGGTGAACCTGAAGGCCTGccctgctggagctggtgcG GTAACTAGTAATAAGTTGACTCGAGAGTCCCCATCCAGAGTAGCAGCAGCGCCTCAGGGTTCTAAGCTGTTGCTCCGGAATCTTCGAGTGTTGAACTTGGGCTGCCAGGGGAAGGGAG GAGTTGGGGAGATCCGCTGTGTGGCAGAGCTGGATAGTCCCCTGCAGCAGAAGCGGACGAGGCCGGTGACAGCCAGCATtgccagtgctgcagcagagatggaGTGGAACGAGGAGTTGCTTCT GGAGCTGGGACCTAGAAGTAAAGAGCTGAAGCTACAGGTGTTGGGGAACACTGATGGAGGGGGAA ATGTGCTGCTGGCACATGCCACACTTTTGCTTGATTCTTTGGGCAAACAGCCATCTGGGAGACAGGTCTGCTCACTGGCCCCAGGAGCTGGGCAGTCACTGGCAGCTGAAGCTACCATTATATTGGAG CTGCTATTCCAAGAGTCTCCTGCATCTCTGAATGCTCAGCATGCCTCATCTTTGCGAACTAGCATCACTCCCACTAAGAAGGTGGAGATGGACCGGACCATCATGCCTGACGGCACCATCGTGACCACTGTCACCACGATCCAGTCCCGGCCCAAGGCAGACTGCAAACTGG ATTCACCATCCAGGTCGCCTTCCAAGGTGGAAGTGACTGAAAAGAAGACAACAGTGCTTTTGGAGAGTGGCTGCCCTCGCAGCCCCTTGCCCAGTGGTAGCC GAGATAACCATATGCCCAATGGCTTGGATCCGGTGGCCGAGACAGCAATCAGGCAGCTAACTGAGACGAATAACAAGCCCGCCAAGAAGACCCCAACAAAACGTAGCACGCTGATCATCTCAGGAGTTTCCAAG GTACCCATTGCTCAAGATGAAATGGCCCTTTCTTTGGGTTATGCCGCATCCTTGGAGGCCACAGCATGTGGGGATTCTGCGGCAGAGCGCACAGCTGACCAGATGCACGATTCTACTGAATCATCACAGCTGCTGGAAACGTCACCCTCAGGACAAAGGGCCAGTCAGGAGCTGGATGAGACAACACGGTCGGACATCTCAGAGAGACCATCGGTGGAAGATGTTGAGTCTGAAACTGGCTCCACTGGAGCCCTTGAAACCAGAAGCCTGAAAGATCACAAAG taAGCTTTCTTCGGAGTGGTACCAAGCTAATTTTCCggagaaaaagcaagcagaaggaAGCGGGCTTGAGCCAGTCACATGATGACTTGTCCAACGTCACCGCCAACTCTGTCACTAGGAAGAAAACTGGGAGCTTCTCCCGCCGGCTCATCAAGCGCTTCTCTTTCAAGTCTAAATCCAAACCCAAAGCTAGCGACAGCACAACAGCGGGTGAGAACTGA